The Diadema setosum chromosome 4, eeDiaSeto1, whole genome shotgun sequence genome window below encodes:
- the LOC140227260 gene encoding carbohydrate sulfotransferase 1-like: MSLKFRRQCVPGRFRPVFLLLLPIMVFYTVRYLVKRYECSGQTTPYSECDVGFGSSSRRNDQASVIKAVQGNIVVEDVDDHGRERQVGRLMDQGGPEGGHGREVAYDGGLHADVGLVQGNVVERKDLPQDSPAGAETKISEGNKDSEDFATSDSDDGDDGAMLSFRKDEVVIKSGPAEDNELEVVENSKKNDALKAEMNEIYKQTHDKVAEDKLAGDEGGVDQEPPANEGNAGSKRVTASIQNTKILETSYDDAPVFVIIMAQWRFGSSVIGELFNQNPEVFYLFEPLLVVEDMVKLWRIPGPFTRETYYYSMKILGDIAKCDFADKVVDFVNITNSQGGRTRNRAICEALPLEADRQIPDALWLRDLCQKHNRSLATKIIRGDLGMIKPLVVSDKVNVKVIHLVRDPRGSVASRLNYLYQWGHENLAHKNFSASGRLKSLQLLDKETRHMESVPFMCSWLRENFKAPSQLPEWLHGRYLLLRYEDFADDPVGKTEELYQFVGWTLPDSVREWVKQNTNAQMTDQGTFGIAKNATATASRWMSELSEVEIEQVESLCMDVMKLLGYPPYSALKRSK, from the coding sequence ATGTCGCTGAAGTTTCGAAGACAGTGCGTACCCGGCAGGTTCCGGCCAGTCTTCCTCCTGCTCTTGCCAATCATGGTCTTTTACACCGTGCGATATCTGGTGAAAAGATACGAATGCAGCGGTCAGACGACTCCGTATAGTGAATGCGACGTTGGCTTCGGATCGTCATCGCGAAGAAACGACCAAGCCAGCGTTATCAAGGCCGTCCAGGGGAACATTGTTGTTGAGGACGTTGATGATCACGGACGAGAAAGGCAAGTAGGACGGTTAATGGATCAGGGCGGTCCCGAAGGGGGACATGGGAGGGAAGTCGCTTACGACGGCGGCCTCCACGCAGATGTCGGGCTCGTTCAGGGAAACGTCGTAGAGAGGAAGGACCTGCCACAAGACTCCCCAGCTGGCGCAGAAACGAAGATCTCTGAGGGCAACAAGGATTCGGAGGATTTTGCCACCTCCGATtccgatgatggtgatgacggaGCTATGCTGAGCTTCAGGAAGGACGAGGTTGTCATCAAGAGTGGACCCGCGGAGGACAACGAGCTCGAGGTTGTAGAAAACTCAAAGAAGAATGACGCACTGAAAGCAGAAATGAATGAGATTTATAAGCAAACTCATGACAAGGTCGCAGAAGACAAACTAGCAGGAGATGAAGGAGGGGTCGATCAGGAGCCACCTGCTAACGAGGGTAATGCAGGCTCTAAAAGAGTCACCGCTTCAATCCAGAATACGAAGATATTGGAGACCAGCTACGACGATGCTCCGGTCTTCGTCATCATCATGGCTCAGTGGAGATTTGGGTCCAGCGTCATTGGCGAGCTCTTCAACCAAAACCCGGAAGTCTTCTACCTTTTCGAGCCGCTTCTGGTCGTTGAGGACATGGTCAAACTTTGGCGAATACCGGGCCCATTCACCCGGGAGACGTATTATTACTCGATGAAAATTCTTGGGGATATAGCAAAATGTGACTTTGCTGATAAGGTTGTCGACTTTGTGAATATCACGAATAGCCAAGGGGGACGGACTCGCAACCGAGCCATCTGCGAGGCATTGCCTTTGGAGGCCGATCGCCAGATTCCCGACGCGTTGTGGCTCCGTGACCTGTGCCAAAAGCACAATCGGAGTTTAGCGACGAAGATCATCCGCGGAGATCTCGGCATGATCAAACCCCTCGTAGTGAGCGATAAGGTGAACGTGAAGGTCATTCACCTTGTAAGAGATCCACGAGGATCCGTGGCGTCGAGGCTGAACTACTTGTACCAATGGGGGCACGAAAACCTCGCTCACAAGAACTTCTCCGCCTCCGGCCGACTGAAATCGCTGCAGCTGCTCGACAAAGAGACGCGTCACATGGAATCGGTACCTTTCATGTGCAGCTGGCTCCGGGAAAACTTTAAGGCCCCGTCGCAGCTCCCCGAATGGCTTCATGGGCGATATCTTCTCCTTCGCTACGAGGACTTCGCCGACGATCCCGTCGGAAAGACGGAAGAGTTGTATCAGTTCGTCGGGTGGACGCTCCCGGATAGCGTGCGCGAGTGGGTGAAGCAGAACACGAATGCTCAGATGACCGACCAGGGTACGTTCGGCATCGCGAAGAACGCGACGGCTACGGCGAGCCGGTGGATGAGTGAGCTCAGCGAGGTTGAGATCGAGCAGGTCGAGAGCTTGTGTATGGACGTCATGAAGCTATTGGGATATCCCCCTTACAGTGCTCTCAAGCGGAGCAAGTAA